From the Vibrio alginolyticus NBRC 15630 = ATCC 17749 genome, one window contains:
- a CDS encoding YfcL family protein — protein sequence MIIEFEEKLLELIDARIETASDDELFAGGYLRGHISLSAASCEEEGISDITELKSRIESSLENARTELSPADRVIVSDLWQELQAQA from the coding sequence ATGATTATTGAATTTGAAGAAAAACTACTGGAACTGATTGATGCTCGAATTGAAACAGCATCTGACGATGAATTGTTTGCTGGTGGTTATTTACGTGGTCACATCTCTTTATCCGCGGCGTCTTGTGAAGAAGAAGGGATTAGCGATATTACTGAGCTGAAGTCACGCATTGAGAGCAGCTTAGAAAATGCGCGTACCGAGTTAAGCCCGGCCGATCGCGTGATTGTCAGTGATTTGTGGCAGGAGCTCCAGGCTCAGGCTTAG
- the fabB gene encoding beta-ketoacyl-ACP synthase I, which yields MKRVVITGMGIVSSIGNNVEEVLASLKAGKSGITASEQFKEHGLRSQVWGDLKINPAEHIDRKQMRFMGDAAAYAYLSMEQAIADAGLTEEQVSNDRTGIVAGSGGASAYNQTVATDTMRAKGVKRVGPYMVPRTMSSTVSACLATPFKIRGVNYSMSSACATSAHCIGHAMELIQLGKQDIVFAGGGEELDWSQTMMFDAMGALSTKYNDTPDKASRTYDADRDGFVISGGGGMLVIEELEHALARGAKIYGEIVGYGATSDGYDMVAPSGEGAIRCMKMAMQDVDGVDYINTHGTSTPVGDVKELGAIQQLFGENSPAISATKAMTGHALGAAGVHEAIYSTLMLDKNFIAPSINISNLDEAAQGLDIVTEARDAELTTVMSNSFGFGGTNATLVIKKYQG from the coding sequence ATGAAACGAGTCGTAATCACCGGTATGGGTATTGTTTCAAGTATCGGTAACAACGTCGAAGAAGTTCTAGCGTCTCTTAAAGCGGGCAAATCTGGCATCACTGCATCTGAGCAGTTCAAAGAACACGGTCTTCGTTCGCAAGTATGGGGTGATCTAAAAATCAACCCGGCGGAACACATCGACCGTAAGCAGATGCGCTTTATGGGTGATGCGGCTGCTTATGCATACCTATCAATGGAGCAGGCAATCGCAGACGCTGGTCTTACAGAAGAGCAGGTTTCAAACGATCGTACCGGTATCGTTGCAGGTTCTGGCGGTGCTTCTGCATACAATCAAACGGTAGCGACAGACACGATGCGCGCCAAAGGCGTAAAGCGAGTTGGTCCTTACATGGTTCCTCGTACTATGTCTTCTACTGTTTCTGCTTGTCTTGCTACGCCATTTAAGATTCGTGGCGTGAACTACTCAATGAGCTCTGCATGTGCAACATCTGCACACTGTATCGGCCATGCTATGGAGCTTATTCAACTAGGCAAACAAGATATTGTTTTTGCTGGTGGCGGCGAAGAGCTAGATTGGTCTCAAACTATGATGTTTGATGCGATGGGCGCACTGTCAACCAAATACAATGACACGCCAGACAAAGCATCTCGTACATACGATGCAGACCGTGACGGTTTTGTTATCTCGGGCGGCGGCGGCATGCTGGTTATTGAAGAACTAGAGCACGCACTGGCACGTGGTGCGAAAATCTACGGTGAAATCGTAGGTTACGGTGCGACATCAGATGGCTACGACATGGTAGCGCCATCAGGTGAAGGCGCAATTCGTTGTATGAAGATGGCGATGCAAGACGTTGATGGTGTGGATTACATCAACACGCACGGCACATCGACACCAGTTGGTGACGTGAAAGAGCTTGGTGCTATCCAACAATTGTTTGGTGAGAACAGCCCTGCAATCTCTGCAACAAAAGCAATGACTGGCCACGCACTCGGCGCAGCGGGCGTGCACGAAGCGATTTACTCAACACTTATGCTAGACAAAAACTTCATTGCTCCAAGCATCAATATTTCAAACTTGGACGAAGCAGCACAAGGTCTGGACATCGTGACAGAAGCACGTGATGCAGAGCTAACGACCGTAATGTCAAACAGCTTTGGCTTTGGCGGCACAAACGCAACTTTGGTTATTAAAAAGTACCAAGGTTAA
- a CDS encoding NADPH-dependent FMN reductase, whose translation MKIVAFGASTSSTSINKLLATYAANQVEGAQVNVLDLNDYQAPMFSEDKEKEIGQAEGAVAFLRDLAEADALVVSFAEHNGSYPAAYKNLFDWATRIERNVFQNKPVVYLATSPGPGGAQSVLAAATGSAQFFGADVKASLSVPSFYENFDVESGKVVNPEVAEQVKQAVALLK comes from the coding sequence ATGAAAATTGTCGCATTTGGTGCATCTACCAGCTCTACCTCAATCAACAAACTACTTGCTACATACGCAGCAAATCAAGTCGAAGGCGCTCAAGTGAATGTTCTAGACTTAAACGATTATCAAGCGCCAATGTTTAGCGAGGACAAAGAGAAAGAAATAGGTCAAGCTGAAGGGGCTGTCGCGTTTTTACGTGACTTGGCGGAGGCTGACGCTCTCGTTGTTTCCTTCGCAGAGCACAACGGTTCGTACCCAGCGGCCTATAAAAACTTGTTCGATTGGGCGACGCGCATTGAGCGTAATGTATTTCAAAACAAACCTGTCGTTTATTTAGCAACTTCCCCAGGTCCCGGTGGTGCGCAAAGTGTTCTTGCGGCGGCGACAGGTTCTGCACAATTTTTTGGCGCGGATGTAAAGGCATCGTTATCTGTGCCGAGCTTCTACGAAAATTTTGACGTGGAATCGGGTAAGGTTGTAAACCCAGAAGTGGCAGAGCAAGTGAAACAGGCAGTTGCACTGCTGAAGTAA
- the mnmC gene encoding bifunctional tRNA (5-methylaminomethyl-2-thiouridine)(34)-methyltransferase MnmD/FAD-dependent 5-carboxymethylaminomethyl-2-thiouridine(34) oxidoreductase MnmC — protein sequence MTSIKNAELGWNEAGTPVSDQFDDVYFSNVNGLEETRYVFLKQNHLPERWQEFDQRRFVIGETGFGTGLNFLAVCQWFSEFRRQHPDATLKELHFISFEKYPLSKADLKKAHEAWPELAEYAEKLQKHYPAAVPECHRIVLEDGAITLDLWFGDIKDCMPQVPYNEQGLIDAWFLDGFAPSKNPEMWNQGLFNNMAKLAKQDCTVATFTAAGFVRRGLNEAGFTMKKVKGFGTKREMIAGSMEQREKQSNHLPWFNRTASSNLDSIAIIGGGIASAALAKTLVRRGQNVTLYCKDKQPAKGASGNRQGAVYPLLNGPHTGVSRVFAPAFLFARQFVEQAAQEIDFDHDWCGVTQLMWDDKSTDKLEKILAGNFTPELIHKLSAEETANTIGLPIDMASVHYPMGGWLCPAELTRGLIKQLEKTSLLSTKFEHHVEALDWDEKRQLWLLTASGQTFEHSTVVIANGHEFQTLSQTASLPMGQVKGQVSHAPATETLSQLKTVLCYDGYMTPVNPSNQHLCIGASYDRSHLDYEFDENAQKDNAEKLVKCVPNQTWAKEVDITGNQSRQGIRCVSRDHLPFVGNVGDFETIKTQYTNLQNQKEEEVETIHQYPNLFCFLGLGSRGLSSAPLLAEVLASQICGDPLPLPVDVLTELHPSRMWVRKLRKGKAITEL from the coding sequence ATGACTTCAATAAAAAACGCAGAACTTGGTTGGAACGAAGCTGGTACTCCGGTTTCAGACCAATTTGATGATGTTTACTTCTCTAACGTAAACGGTCTTGAAGAGACACGCTACGTTTTCTTAAAACAAAATCATCTCCCAGAAAGATGGCAGGAATTTGACCAAAGACGTTTTGTCATTGGTGAAACAGGATTTGGCACGGGATTAAACTTCTTAGCAGTATGCCAGTGGTTTAGTGAGTTTCGTCGTCAGCATCCGGACGCAACATTGAAAGAGCTGCATTTTATTAGCTTTGAAAAATACCCATTAAGCAAAGCCGATTTAAAGAAGGCGCATGAAGCTTGGCCTGAGCTAGCTGAATACGCGGAAAAGTTACAAAAGCACTACCCTGCCGCTGTGCCGGAGTGTCATCGCATCGTTTTAGAAGACGGCGCAATCACACTCGACCTTTGGTTTGGTGACATTAAAGACTGCATGCCGCAAGTCCCATACAACGAACAAGGTTTGATTGATGCTTGGTTCTTAGATGGATTCGCGCCAAGCAAAAACCCAGAGATGTGGAACCAAGGCCTGTTCAACAACATGGCAAAGCTAGCCAAGCAAGATTGTACAGTTGCCACGTTTACCGCAGCAGGCTTTGTACGTCGTGGTTTGAACGAAGCTGGCTTTACAATGAAAAAGGTGAAAGGTTTCGGCACTAAGCGAGAAATGATCGCCGGCTCTATGGAGCAACGTGAAAAGCAGTCGAACCATCTCCCTTGGTTCAATCGCACAGCATCTAGCAATCTTGATTCGATTGCCATCATTGGCGGTGGTATAGCCAGCGCGGCGTTAGCGAAAACGTTAGTTCGTCGTGGCCAAAACGTCACCCTTTACTGTAAAGACAAACAACCAGCCAAAGGAGCGTCGGGTAATCGTCAAGGGGCCGTGTATCCATTGTTGAACGGTCCCCATACTGGCGTTTCGCGTGTGTTTGCTCCTGCATTTTTGTTCGCACGTCAGTTTGTTGAACAAGCAGCACAAGAGATCGATTTTGATCATGACTGGTGTGGCGTAACTCAGTTGATGTGGGATGACAAATCCACAGACAAACTGGAGAAAATACTTGCGGGTAACTTCACACCAGAGCTCATTCACAAGCTGTCCGCCGAGGAGACTGCGAACACTATCGGGTTACCTATTGATATGGCATCTGTGCACTACCCAATGGGAGGGTGGCTGTGCCCTGCCGAGTTAACTCGTGGGTTAATAAAACAATTGGAGAAGACGTCGTTACTCTCAACGAAGTTTGAACACCATGTTGAGGCATTAGATTGGGATGAAAAGCGTCAGCTCTGGCTACTAACAGCGAGTGGTCAAACATTTGAGCACTCAACGGTTGTGATTGCGAACGGCCATGAGTTCCAGACATTGAGTCAAACCGCTTCCCTACCAATGGGACAAGTGAAAGGACAAGTCAGTCATGCGCCAGCAACCGAAACGCTGAGTCAGCTGAAAACGGTGTTGTGTTACGACGGTTACATGACACCTGTTAACCCAAGTAATCAACACTTGTGTATCGGTGCAAGCTACGACCGCAGTCACCTTGACTACGAATTTGATGAAAACGCCCAAAAAGATAATGCAGAAAAGCTAGTGAAATGTGTACCGAATCAAACATGGGCAAAAGAGGTAGATATCACTGGTAATCAATCTCGCCAAGGTATTCGTTGTGTTAGCCGAGATCACTTACCATTTGTCGGAAATGTGGGTGACTTTGAGACGATCAAAACGCAATACACCAACTTACAAAATCAAAAAGAAGAAGAGGTAGAAACCATTCATCAGTACCCTAACCTATTCTGCTTCTTAGGTTTAGGATCTCGTGGACTGAGCTCTGCACCATTATTAGCTGAAGTGTTGGCCTCCCAGATCTGTGGGGACCCGCTGCCATTACCGGTTGATGTATTGACCGAACTTCACCCAAGTCGAATGTGGGTTCGTAAACTAAGAAAAGGCAAAGCCATTACCGAGCTGTAA
- a CDS encoding FimV/HubP family polar landmark protein codes for MRQNYKRLLAALVLMSATQTSSVVQAEGIRLVGPSGEVQSSPSYAEDIERALPAPPANTQPSRFFGPTGENQTLWSIASELRPSRGVTVQQTLLAIYRINPQAFENQNIHELIPGSRLRVPSLEQVQSATTAQAVAIMKAHEAKLKQPKPTNRATPAQRVTEQPKPQIKVEPKPATKPETVAAKEPKPTPKTIPVIPAPPVTTSPQGEKQVSALKDKLQGSQSELESLEEKNHRLRLMLSEVQSEVETLKSELNDEERIRSEVEKLLAEERQRLAEQQRMQPSTMDKILSNGWLVGLAALIPGALIALLVVMLLGRRSKAKEEEAAAQEQQNVDPLAAPIGLAAADELDEELTLDDELFADEDINAQSLQEEKSDLEEDVFANLDDEELDFNLEGDDDPFADIGDDGDLDVGLDEFESSNNGIQVNGEEKALGLEEMERALDEVAPELEVLDDDESGFDLSDDANEKSDSLSDDAFAELLAADEPSEELPSDTVDQDMLDDLFAELGNDDFDLDTDEPELKQPVSDDDFSVGEASDDDIDKLLAQYEQPASESEVREADANEGPVLDENSTELLDELIDFDEDDTDEFDPLNELEAISGFEGDDSIEELDADSTDLLDELIDDVTSELDEETEADLDPFDDLIREDESPEQNKSEEEELLKSLGFGEPDADEKPSPVVGSEQTHEDQDIESGLDIDALLSESQPDTQQAVEDQPLTEPEAASEPFSSDEFLGDLEDLSPENDPLMSELDDLFESDSEELLPTEQEKADFSAELDALFDSEDDLPQQVEKTQTEIEEASSLQQEATDTDSTQEPSVESDAEVQPHVEQEEDIPAFTPTPNTIENEFGVPQEEDWLLDEPELEPETESTNDSEEEFNFDELDLPEFSEEDALASMAGEPALETSESVEPEQVEADLPAESEDEFNFDELDLPEFSEEDALASMVDEPELETSESIELEQVEADLPTESEEEFNFDELDLPEFSEEDALASMEEEPELPSSETADIEPISGEDEELSFDDQDLPEFNEEDVLASMNEGASGSPKVEAETSRPAIQADNDHDALFEVFAQQNGFDTDPEVQPTATEGEPLSNLDDESSMANLLAEDANSEVFEGKLDSDTIASAGMDFETMLDVGDDWDGFKPAADNVSSTEEVPEDQRDVWNSSDALSQPEIAQENWAEQSDLDDFDPKKNQFMTIDELMAQVDREGGEFEEEDLKLDVGLNEFPDVIGEIGDIDVDSNAEAAGKLDLAKIYLEMNDSQGAIKLLEEAIVYGEDDIRREAKSLIDAINGR; via the coding sequence ATGCGTCAAAATTATAAGCGTTTGTTAGCAGCCCTTGTGTTGATGAGCGCGACTCAGACATCATCAGTGGTTCAAGCCGAAGGAATTCGTCTTGTTGGACCGTCTGGTGAAGTGCAATCATCTCCGAGCTATGCTGAAGATATTGAGCGAGCATTACCTGCTCCTCCTGCGAATACTCAACCGTCACGTTTCTTTGGTCCGACTGGTGAAAATCAAACACTATGGTCGATCGCTTCAGAATTACGACCTTCACGCGGTGTTACCGTTCAACAAACGCTTCTTGCCATTTACCGAATTAACCCTCAAGCGTTTGAGAACCAAAACATTCATGAATTGATCCCAGGGAGTCGGCTACGAGTACCTTCTCTAGAGCAAGTGCAAAGCGCGACCACAGCGCAAGCTGTTGCGATTATGAAGGCGCATGAAGCTAAGTTAAAACAGCCGAAGCCGACAAATAGAGCGACGCCAGCACAACGAGTCACCGAGCAACCAAAGCCACAAATTAAAGTAGAACCCAAGCCTGCGACTAAGCCAGAGACAGTGGCAGCAAAGGAGCCAAAACCAACTCCGAAAACAATACCCGTCATCCCTGCGCCACCAGTAACCACCTCTCCGCAGGGTGAAAAGCAGGTCAGTGCGCTGAAGGACAAACTTCAAGGCTCACAAAGTGAATTAGAGTCATTAGAAGAGAAGAACCATCGTCTTCGATTGATGCTGTCAGAAGTGCAAAGCGAAGTCGAAACTTTGAAAAGCGAGTTGAATGACGAAGAACGCATTCGCTCAGAAGTCGAGAAGCTGCTTGCTGAAGAGCGCCAACGCCTTGCTGAACAACAGCGCATGCAACCAAGCACCATGGACAAAATTTTGTCTAATGGTTGGCTCGTTGGTCTTGCGGCATTAATTCCTGGTGCTTTGATTGCGTTGCTAGTTGTTATGCTTCTTGGCCGACGCTCTAAAGCGAAAGAGGAAGAAGCGGCTGCGCAGGAACAGCAAAACGTTGATCCTCTTGCGGCGCCAATCGGTTTAGCGGCGGCGGATGAGCTGGATGAAGAGCTCACGCTTGATGATGAATTGTTTGCAGATGAAGATATCAACGCACAGTCTTTACAAGAAGAGAAGTCAGATTTAGAAGAAGACGTCTTTGCTAACCTCGACGATGAAGAACTTGATTTCAATCTGGAAGGGGACGATGACCCATTTGCAGATATTGGCGATGACGGTGACCTAGATGTTGGTCTGGATGAGTTTGAGTCATCGAACAATGGTATCCAAGTCAACGGCGAAGAAAAGGCGCTTGGTTTAGAAGAAATGGAGCGAGCCTTAGATGAGGTTGCTCCAGAACTAGAAGTGCTCGATGACGATGAGTCTGGCTTCGATCTTTCGGATGATGCGAATGAGAAATCAGACTCGCTTTCAGACGACGCATTTGCCGAGTTACTTGCAGCCGATGAGCCGTCAGAAGAGTTACCAAGTGACACTGTCGACCAGGATATGCTTGATGACTTGTTTGCTGAACTTGGCAACGATGACTTCGATTTAGATACTGATGAGCCTGAGTTAAAACAGCCCGTTTCGGATGATGACTTTAGTGTAGGAGAGGCATCTGACGACGATATCGATAAGCTATTGGCCCAGTATGAACAACCGGCTAGTGAATCGGAAGTTCGAGAAGCTGACGCCAATGAAGGTCCTGTTCTAGATGAAAACAGTACAGAGCTACTCGATGAACTCATTGATTTTGATGAAGATGACACAGACGAGTTTGATCCACTAAACGAGCTAGAAGCAATCTCTGGTTTTGAAGGTGATGACTCGATCGAAGAGTTAGACGCAGATAGCACAGACTTACTGGACGAACTCATTGATGATGTTACCTCTGAACTTGATGAAGAGACTGAAGCTGATTTAGATCCGTTTGATGATCTGATTCGAGAGGACGAGAGCCCAGAGCAGAATAAATCGGAAGAGGAAGAGTTACTGAAATCACTTGGTTTTGGTGAGCCAGACGCCGACGAAAAGCCATCTCCCGTAGTTGGGTCAGAACAAACTCATGAAGATCAGGACATTGAGTCTGGGTTGGACATCGACGCTTTATTAAGTGAAAGCCAGCCAGACACGCAACAAGCTGTAGAAGATCAACCATTAACCGAGCCAGAGGCTGCCTCAGAGCCATTTAGCAGCGATGAATTTCTTGGTGATTTAGAGGACCTCTCACCAGAGAATGATCCTTTAATGAGCGAGCTAGACGACCTATTTGAGTCAGACAGTGAAGAACTTCTGCCAACAGAACAAGAAAAAGCGGATTTTTCTGCTGAACTTGACGCTCTATTTGATAGTGAAGACGATTTACCGCAGCAAGTTGAAAAAACACAAACGGAGATAGAGGAAGCTTCATCACTACAACAAGAGGCTACCGATACTGATTCAACACAAGAACCATCCGTGGAGTCCGATGCTGAGGTACAGCCTCACGTTGAGCAAGAGGAAGACATTCCAGCCTTCACGCCGACACCAAATACAATAGAAAATGAATTCGGTGTTCCACAAGAAGAAGATTGGCTACTGGATGAGCCTGAATTGGAGCCGGAAACTGAGTCGACCAACGATTCAGAAGAAGAATTCAATTTTGATGAGCTAGATCTTCCAGAATTCAGCGAAGAAGATGCTCTAGCATCTATGGCTGGCGAACCTGCGTTAGAAACGTCCGAGTCCGTTGAACCAGAACAAGTTGAAGCCGACTTGCCAGCTGAATCAGAAGATGAATTCAATTTTGATGAGCTGGATCTTCCTGAGTTTAGTGAAGAAGACGCATTGGCGTCTATGGTGGATGAGCCGGAGTTAGAAACGTCCGAGTCCATTGAACTAGAACAAGTTGAAGCCGACTTGCCAACTGAGTCCGAAGAAGAGTTCAATTTTGATGAGCTCGATTTGCCAGAGTTCAGCGAAGAAGATGCCTTGGCGTCGATGGAAGAAGAGCCAGAATTACCGAGCTCTGAGACTGCAGATATAGAACCAATCTCCGGTGAGGATGAAGAGTTAAGTTTTGACGACCAAGATCTTCCAGAGTTCAATGAGGAAGATGTTCTCGCGTCAATGAACGAGGGTGCTTCAGGGAGCCCTAAGGTTGAAGCAGAGACATCGAGACCAGCTATTCAAGCCGATAACGATCATGATGCTTTGTTTGAAGTATTTGCGCAGCAAAACGGCTTTGATACTGACCCAGAAGTGCAGCCAACAGCGACAGAGGGTGAGCCGCTCAGTAATTTGGATGATGAATCATCAATGGCTAACCTTCTTGCGGAAGACGCAAACTCAGAAGTATTTGAAGGTAAACTAGACAGTGACACCATCGCAAGTGCAGGTATGGATTTTGAAACCATGCTTGATGTTGGAGATGATTGGGATGGCTTTAAACCCGCAGCTGATAACGTAAGTTCTACTGAAGAAGTGCCTGAGGACCAGCGTGATGTTTGGAATTCGAGTGATGCACTAAGTCAGCCAGAGATCGCGCAAGAAAACTGGGCAGAGCAAAGCGACTTGGATGACTTCGACCCGAAGAAAAATCAATTTATGACGATTGATGAATTGATGGCTCAGGTCGACAGAGAAGGTGGTGAGTTCGAAGAAGAAGACCTTAAGCTCGATGTCGGATTGAACGAGTTTCCAGATGTTATCGGTGAGATCGGCGATATTGACGTAGATAGCAATGCTGAAGCGGCTGGGAAACTGGATTTGGCTAAAATCTATCTCGAGATGAACGATTCTCAAGGGGCGATTAAACTACTAGAAGAGGCGATTGTTTACGGTGAGGATGATATTCGCCGCGAAGCAAAAAGCCTGATTGACGCCATTAATGGCCGATAA
- a CDS encoding 4-phosphoerythronate dehydrogenase: MKIIVDENMPYAEELFSQLGNVILKPGRTLTADDLVDVDALMIRSVTKVNADLISKANKLKFVGTATAGMDHVDQALLKEKGIFFTAAPGCNKVGVAEYAFSVMMVLAQQQGFSVFDKTVGIIGAGQVGSYLEKCLKGMGMKVLINDPFKQESGDPRSFTPLTELIESSDIITLHTPITKDGPYPTHHLIDEKVLNGLRSDQILINAARGPIVDNAALKQRLLKNDGFTAALDVFEFEPEVDMELLPLLAFATPHVAGYGLEGKARGTTMIFNSYCEFLNNELRAHASDLLPTAPVPTMVLDRAWDEATLHNITQLIYDVRRDDALFRREISKPGAFDLMRKNYWDRREYSAVTLVGNKTCNLAPLAELGFQIEVSQ; the protein is encoded by the coding sequence ATGAAAATTATTGTTGATGAAAATATGCCGTATGCTGAAGAGCTATTCAGCCAACTCGGTAACGTAATTCTAAAACCAGGTCGTACACTGACCGCCGATGATTTAGTGGATGTTGATGCCCTAATGATTCGCTCAGTCACCAAAGTTAATGCTGACCTGATCAGCAAAGCAAACAAGCTGAAGTTTGTTGGTACGGCCACGGCAGGCATGGATCATGTTGACCAAGCACTCTTAAAAGAGAAAGGCATTTTCTTCACTGCGGCGCCAGGGTGTAACAAAGTGGGTGTGGCGGAATACGCGTTCAGCGTGATGATGGTGCTCGCTCAGCAACAAGGTTTCTCGGTATTTGACAAGACGGTAGGTATTATTGGTGCAGGCCAAGTAGGTAGCTACCTAGAGAAATGTTTGAAAGGCATGGGTATGAAAGTTCTCATCAATGACCCATTCAAACAAGAGTCTGGTGATCCTCGTAGCTTTACTCCGTTGACAGAACTGATTGAAAGCTCAGACATCATTACACTACATACGCCAATCACCAAAGATGGCCCATACCCAACGCATCATTTGATTGATGAGAAGGTATTAAATGGTCTCCGCAGCGATCAAATTTTGATTAACGCGGCTCGAGGTCCCATCGTTGACAACGCTGCTTTGAAGCAACGTCTTTTGAAAAATGATGGCTTTACAGCGGCACTCGACGTATTTGAATTTGAACCAGAGGTTGATATGGAGCTTCTGCCTCTGCTAGCATTCGCAACCCCTCACGTTGCAGGCTACGGCTTGGAAGGGAAAGCTCGCGGTACAACGATGATTTTCAACAGCTACTGTGAGTTCTTAAATAACGAATTACGTGCGCATGCCAGCGATTTACTGCCAACCGCGCCTGTTCCTACTATGGTATTGGACAGAGCTTGGGACGAAGCAACACTGCATAACATCACGCAGTTAATCTATGATGTGCGTAGAGATGACGCTCTTTTCCGCCGTGAAATCAGTAAGCCAGGCGCTTTTGACCTGATGCGTAAAAACTACTGGGATCGCCGTGAATACAGCGCTGTCACGCTAGTGGGTAACAAAACATGTAACCTTGCTCCATTAGCAGAACTAGGTTTTCAGATTGAGGTAAGTCAATGA
- a CDS encoding elongation factor P hydroxylase, with amino-acid sequence MTHEYQDLITIFNDTFLEQFNTKLELGGDEPIYLPADDEHPHHRIIFARGFYASALHEISHWCVAGPERRLLEDFGYWYEPDGRTAEVQAEFEKVEVRPQAYEWILAQSAGFPFTVSCDNLHGDFEPDRLGFMKKVHKEVLGILDVGLPLRVKMLSDALRAFYQTKPLEASDFCVK; translated from the coding sequence ATGACCCACGAATACCAAGACTTAATCACCATTTTTAATGACACCTTTTTAGAACAATTTAATACGAAATTAGAGTTAGGTGGTGATGAGCCTATTTATCTTCCTGCTGATGATGAACACCCTCATCATCGGATTATTTTTGCTCGGGGTTTTTACGCCTCTGCTTTACACGAGATCTCGCATTGGTGTGTGGCTGGTCCAGAGCGTCGTTTGCTGGAAGATTTTGGTTATTGGTATGAACCTGATGGGCGAACAGCAGAAGTTCAAGCGGAGTTTGAGAAAGTTGAAGTGCGACCTCAAGCTTATGAATGGATTCTGGCACAAAGCGCTGGCTTCCCTTTTACGGTGAGTTGTGACAATCTACACGGCGATTTTGAACCAGATAGGCTCGGCTTTATGAAAAAAGTGCATAAAGAAGTGCTAGGTATTTTGGACGTTGGCTTGCCTTTGCGAGTGAAAATGCTTTCTGATGCCCTGCGCGCATTTTATCAAACTAAGCCACTGGAAGCGTCGGACTTTTGCGTTAAATAA
- a CDS encoding aspartate-semialdehyde dehydrogenase, translated as MSQQYNVAILGATGAVGETILDVLQERKFPVGEIFLLASERSEGKTYRFNGKTVRVQNVEEFDWSQAHIALFSAGGELSAKWAPIAADEGVIVIDNTSHFRYEYDIPLVVPEVNPEAIAEFRNRNIIANPNCSTIQMLVALKPIHDAVGIERINVSTYQSVSGAGKAGIDELAGQTAKLLNGLPADKKQFSQQIAFNCIPQIDQMMENGYTKEEMKMVWETQKIFNDPSITVNPTCVRVPVFYGHAEALHIETRSPIDAQEVVNLLEQTDGIEVFHGEDFPTQVRDAGGKDHVMVGRIRNDISHHSGVNLWVVADNVRKGAATNAVQIAEVLIRDYY; from the coding sequence ATGAGCCAGCAATATAATGTTGCCATTTTAGGTGCGACCGGTGCGGTCGGTGAAACAATTTTGGATGTGCTTCAAGAGCGCAAATTCCCAGTAGGCGAAATCTTCCTACTCGCGAGTGAGCGCAGCGAAGGCAAGACTTATCGCTTCAATGGTAAAACGGTACGCGTTCAAAACGTAGAAGAGTTCGATTGGTCTCAAGCGCATATCGCACTGTTTTCTGCTGGTGGTGAGCTATCAGCCAAGTGGGCTCCAATTGCCGCTGATGAAGGCGTGATTGTTATCGACAATACATCACACTTCCGTTACGAGTACGACATTCCTCTTGTTGTGCCAGAAGTAAACCCAGAAGCGATTGCAGAGTTTCGTAACCGTAACATCATCGCGAACCCGAACTGTTCAACCATCCAAATGCTGGTGGCACTAAAACCAATTCACGATGCGGTGGGCATTGAGCGTATTAACGTATCAACTTACCAATCGGTGTCTGGTGCAGGCAAAGCGGGTATCGATGAGCTAGCAGGTCAAACGGCGAAGCTGCTAAACGGTCTGCCAGCAGACAAGAAGCAATTCTCTCAACAGATCGCGTTTAACTGTATTCCACAAATCGATCAAATGATGGAAAACGGCTACACCAAAGAAGAAATGAAAATGGTGTGGGAAACACAGAAGATCTTTAACGATCCATCAATCACAGTCAATCCAACGTGTGTACGTGTTCCTGTATTCTACGGTCACGCAGAAGCACTTCACATTGAGACTCGTTCACCTATCGATGCACAAGAAGTCGTTAACTTGCTTGAGCAAACTGACGGTATCGAAGTGTTCCACGGTGAAGACTTCCCTACACAAGTTCGCGATGCGGGCGGTAAAGACCATGTAATGGTTGGCCGTATCCGTAACGATATCAGCCATCATAGCGGCGTAAACCTGTGGGTTGTTGCTGATAACGTGCGTAAAGGCGCGGCAACTAACGCGGTGCAAATCGCAGAAGTTCTGATCCGCGATTACTACTAA